The Sphingopyxis sp. YR583 DNA segment CGAGAGCGGCCGTACTTCGCCACCCCAAACTGTCACCGGGGTGCGATGTAAGGCCGATCGTCAGGGCAATTCCATTCCCAATGCTGCCGACAGATCGGCAAGCGCCTGTTCTCCGCTTGTCACCTTTATTGCGTGCATGCCGAGCTGCGCCGCGGGTTTGCAGTTGATGCCGAGGTCGTCGAGATAGATGCATTCGGCGGGCACGACGCCGAGTTTTTCGCACATCATTTCGTAAATCCGCGGATCGGGCTTGCGTACGCCCGCCTTGCTCGATTCGATCACATGCGCAAAGCGCGCCATGATATCGGCGACCTCGATCGCCGCCTCTTCGCTGCGCGTCATCCCTGCGCCGCGGATACCCATCTTGCCGCCCGGTACATTGTTCGTGATGCATGCGATGGTGAAGCCGCGCGCCTTCAACGTATCAAGCGTCGCGACCATCGCCGGCCGCACGGCGCCTGCGATCACCGCAAGCACGGCTTCGCCTTCCAGTTCATGTCCCAGCGCGCGCGCCTCTT contains these protein-coding regions:
- a CDS encoding HAD-IA family hydrolase, with amino-acid sequence MTYTTVIFDFGGVITASPFEAFNRLEDERGLPRDFVRRVNAANPDGNAWAKFERAEIDAAAFDTLFAEEARALGHELEGEAVLAVIAGAVRPAMVATLDTLKARGFTIACITNNVPGGKMGIRGAGMTRSEEAAIEVADIMARFAHVIESSKAGVRKPDPRIYEMMCEKLGVVPAECIYLDDLGINCKPAAQLGMHAIKVTSGEQALADLSAALGMELP